A stretch of the Crocinitomicaceae bacterium genome encodes the following:
- a CDS encoding 1-deoxy-D-xylulose-5-phosphate synthase yields the protein MSHYQAGPLLGQIEIPADLRSKMSVDQLPQVSDELRQYIVDVISEIGNSHFGASLGVVELTVALHYAFNTPTDQLVWDVGHQAYGHKILTGRRERFHTNRQKGGISGFPKRSESEFDTFGVGHSSTSISGALGMAVANKYKKDNRHHIAVIGDGSMTAGLAFEGLNHAGSLKDTNLLVVLNDNCMSIDPNVGALKEYLMDITTSHTYNKMKDEVWNLLGKISKFGPNAQTIASKISNALKGSLLKSSNYFESLNFRYFGPVDGHDVIGLVKAMQDLKDIPGPKILHVLTKKGKGYAPAEEGNATQWHAPGIFNKETGEIIKIVPASPQPPKYQDVFGHTIVELAEQNEKIMGVTPAMPSGCSLNIMMKAMPDRAFDVGIAEQHAVTFSAGLATQGTVPYCNIYSSFMQRAYDQVVHDVALQKLNVVFCLDRGGLVGADGATHHGAYDLSYMRSIPNMIVSAPMNEEELRNLMFTAQLPDQGPFSIRYPRGNGQMTNWKTPFKEIKIGTGRKLKNGHDIAFLTIGAIGNYTTKAVEILAEQGISAAHYDMRFVKPLDEMLLHEVFSKFSKVITVEDGCLMGGMGSAILEFMADHNYSAQVTRLGIPDEFIHHGTQDELYAECHYDTATMVNTAVKMLGRTDVKGKVQAG from the coding sequence ATGTCACATTATCAGGCAGGTCCTTTATTAGGACAAATTGAAATACCCGCTGATTTGCGCAGCAAGATGAGCGTTGATCAGTTACCGCAGGTTTCAGATGAACTCAGACAATATATTGTAGATGTAATTTCTGAAATTGGCAATTCTCACTTTGGTGCAAGTCTGGGTGTGGTTGAACTGACTGTTGCTTTGCATTATGCCTTCAATACACCAACTGATCAATTAGTTTGGGATGTTGGCCATCAGGCATACGGACACAAAATATTAACCGGTCGTCGTGAGCGGTTTCATACTAACAGACAAAAAGGTGGCATCAGCGGATTTCCAAAACGCAGTGAAAGTGAATTTGACACCTTTGGTGTGGGTCACTCTTCTACTTCAATTTCCGGTGCGCTTGGAATGGCAGTAGCCAATAAATATAAAAAAGATAATCGTCATCATATTGCTGTTATCGGTGATGGATCTATGACTGCAGGTCTTGCTTTTGAAGGATTGAATCATGCCGGTAGTTTAAAAGACACCAACCTGCTTGTTGTTCTCAATGACAATTGCATGTCTATTGATCCAAATGTTGGTGCATTGAAAGAATATTTGATGGATATTACCACATCGCATACTTACAATAAAATGAAAGATGAGGTTTGGAATCTTTTAGGTAAAATTTCAAAGTTTGGCCCCAACGCGCAAACAATTGCTTCAAAAATTTCGAATGCACTAAAAGGATCTTTACTCAAATCAAGTAATTATTTTGAGTCGCTGAACTTTCGTTATTTCGGTCCGGTTGATGGGCATGATGTGATTGGTTTGGTGAAAGCAATGCAAGATTTAAAAGACATTCCCGGTCCAAAAATTTTACACGTACTTACCAAAAAGGGTAAAGGTTACGCACCGGCAGAAGAAGGAAACGCAACGCAATGGCATGCACCAGGAATTTTTAATAAAGAAACAGGTGAAATTATTAAAATTGTTCCGGCTTCACCTCAGCCACCAAAATATCAAGATGTATTTGGACATACCATTGTTGAATTAGCAGAACAGAATGAAAAAATAATGGGCGTTACACCTGCCATGCCGTCGGGTTGTTCACTCAATATCATGATGAAAGCTATGCCTGACCGTGCATTTGACGTAGGTATTGCAGAACAACACGCAGTTACTTTTTCAGCAGGTTTGGCAACACAAGGCACGGTTCCTTATTGCAATATTTATTCATCATTTATGCAGCGCGCATATGATCAAGTGGTACATGATGTTGCATTGCAAAAATTGAATGTTGTATTCTGTCTTGATCGTGGAGGGTTAGTTGGTGCAGATGGTGCCACGCATCACGGGGCGTATGACCTTTCATACATGCGTTCAATTCCCAACATGATTGTATCAGCTCCAATGAATGAAGAAGAATTACGCAACCTGATGTTCACGGCGCAATTACCTGATCAGGGACCGTTTTCAATTCGTTATCCTCGTGGAAATGGTCAAATGACCAATTGGAAAACTCCATTCAAAGAAATTAAAATTGGCACCGGACGCAAATTAAAAAACGGTCATGATATTGCATTTCTTACCATTGGTGCAATTGGTAATTATACCACAAAAGCAGTTGAAATTTTAGCTGAACAAGGAATTTCTGCGGCGCATTATGATATGCGTTTTGTAAAACCGCTGGATGAAATGTTGTTGCATGAAGTTTTTTCAAAATTTTCTAAAGTCATTACGGTTGAAGATGGTTGCCTGATGGGTGGTATGGGTTCTGCAATTCTAGAATTTATGGCTGATCACAACTATTCAGCACAAGTAACTCGCCTTGGAATACCCGATGAATTTATTCACCACGGCACCCAGGATGAACTCTATGCAGAATGTCATTATGATACGGCAACCATGGTAAACACCGCTGTTAAAATGCTTGGTCGTACTGATGTAAAAGGGAAAGTGCAAGCCGGATAA
- the pscD gene encoding photosystem P840 reaction center protein PscD has product MEKEIKIWLSDIKQAISEIEQFFPSSKMFQDFQKDLKTKRAIERNIEIIGEAVNRILSHYPNIAITSSRKIVDTRNRISHGYDSVSDDIIWAIVMRDLPVFKTEIDRLLGT; this is encoded by the coding sequence ATGGAAAAGGAAATCAAAATTTGGCTTTCTGATATTAAACAAGCAATTTCTGAAATAGAGCAATTTTTCCCTTCTTCAAAAATGTTTCAAGACTTTCAAAAAGACTTGAAAACAAAGCGGGCTATTGAACGAAATATTGAAATCATCGGAGAAGCTGTAAACAGAATTTTGTCTCACTATCCAAACATTGCAATAACAAGTTCAAGAAAAATAGTTGATACCCGAAACAGAATTTCTCACGGTTATGACAGTGTTTCAGATGACATAATCTGGGCTATCGTTATGCGCGATCTCCCTGTTTTTAAGACCGAAATTGACCGTTTGTTAGGGACATAA
- a CDS encoding nucleotidyltransferase domain-containing protein, translating to MQLLSSHISTITTLCDKHHVKSLFAFGSVTRDDLKPNSDIDLIVDIDNSDPLSYADDYFSLKFQLQQLLNRRIDLLELRAIRNQFLKQKIDQTKVLVYGKGNQNLAF from the coding sequence ATGCAACTTCTTTCAAGCCACATAAGTACGATTACTACACTCTGCGATAAGCATCACGTGAAATCGCTGTTTGCTTTCGGCTCCGTAACGCGTGACGACCTGAAGCCAAATAGTGATATTGATTTAATTGTTGACATTGATAATAGCGATCCGCTGTCTTACGCGGATGATTATTTTAGTTTAAAATTTCAGCTTCAACAACTACTCAACCGACGAATTGACTTATTAGAATTGCGCGCCATCAGGAACCAGTTCCTGAAGCAAAAAATTGACCAAACTAAAGTTCTTGTTTATGGAAAAGGAAATCAAAATTTGGCTTTCTGA